One window from the genome of Epinephelus moara isolate mb chromosome 5, YSFRI_EMoa_1.0, whole genome shotgun sequence encodes:
- the aip gene encoding AH receptor-interacting protein, producing the protein MEEEARKLFEEGIRKKLISPGKGELSSFPNGTKVVFHYRTSLLDGTVLDDSRTMGGRNKPMELILGKKFKLAVWERVVITMKKGEIAEFTCDIKHTSLYPLVSQSLRNISAGKDPLEGQRHCCGIAQIHSHHSLGHKDLDQLQASPQPLAFTIELLEVMPPGTFQLDVWAMTDEEKLELVPQIHEEGNTLFKQGQIQEATEKYYNGVACLKNLQMKEHPGDEAWVKLDHMITPLLLNYCQCKLLQGQYYEVIEHCTSIVFKYEDNVKAFYKRAKAHAAVWNEVEARADFNKVLELDPSLGPSVAKELKAMEERIRTKEKEEKGRYKGLFNYNTPPATATTG; encoded by the exons ATGGAGGAAGAGGCACGCAAGCTTTTCGAGGAAGGAATAAGAAAGAAATTGATCAGTCCTGGTAAAGGAGAGCTATCGTCCTTTCCTAATGGAACCAAG GTAGTCTTCCACTACCGCACCAGCCTGTTGGATGGCACAGTGCTGGATGACTCCAGAACCATGGGGGGCCGCAACAAACCCATGGAGCTCATCTTGGGCAAGAAGTTCAAATTAGCTGTGTGGGAGAGGGTGGTCATCACCATGAAAAAGGGCGAAATTGCAGAATTTACCTGCGACATCAAG CACACGTCGCTGTACCCGCTTGTGTCCCAGTCCCTGAGAAACATCAGCGCTGGTAAGGACCCGCTGGAAGGTCAGAGGCATTGCTGTGGCATTGCCCAGATCCACTCCCACCACTCTCTGGGGCACAAGGACCTGGATCAGCTTCAAGCCAGTCCACAGCCTCTTGCCTTCACCATCGAGCTGCTGGAG GTTATGCCTCCAGGAACGTTCCAGCTCGATGTGTGGGCTATGACAGATGAAGAGAAACTCGAGCTTGTGCCTCAAATCCATGAGGAGGGCAACACACTTTTCAAACAGGGCCAGATTCAGGAAGCCACAGAGAAGTACTACAATGGAGTTGCCTGCCTCAAAAATCTACAGATGAAG GAGCACCCTGGAGACGAAGCATGGGTAAAGTTGGACCATATGATCACACCACTGCTCCTCAACTACTGCCAGTGCAAGCTACTCCAGGGCCAGTACTACGAAGTCATAGAACACTGCACGTCCATTGTCTTCAAATATGAGG ACAATGTGAAGGCCTTCTACAAGCGGGCTAAGGCCCACGCTGCAGTGTGGAATGAGGTAGAGGCACGGGCGGACTTCAATAAGGTGTTGGAGCTGGACCCCTCTCTGGGGCCGTCTGTTGCCAAGGAGCTGAAGGCCATGGAGGAGAGGATCCGCACcaaagagaaggaggaaaagGGTCGCTACAAAGGCCTATTTAACTACAACACACCACCAGCCACTGCCACTACA GGTTGA
- the tmem134 gene encoding transmembrane protein 134, whose translation MATQFSIDDAFVLEGDEEGAVSDGEAEGWKGRDKDREGEMTFGPLSFSKPQTHPSPAATGSPEHSNLKYQNLENEDALGSNGNSSFNNFFKISDPATLSYCSSQWSFSTLSSVTQLSAHCCGWVSHPLVKKNRKVVLASFLLLITGVALIFTGIVIQLNPNAGVSSAIFFVPGFLLFIPGVYHVIYISCAVRGRRGFKLFYLPYFEK comes from the exons atggcaacgcaGTTTAGTATCGATGATGCCTTTGTATTGGAGGGAGATGAGGAGGGAGCTGTGTCTgatggagaggcagagggatggaagggcagagacaaggacagagaaggagagatgaCATTTggtcctctttctttctctaaaCCTCAGACTCATCCCTCACCTGCTGCTACTGGCTCCCCTGAACACAGTAACCTAAAGTatcag AATCTGGAAAATGAAGATGCCTTGGGCAGCAATGGAAATTCCTCTTTCAATAACTTCTTCAAAATCAG CGACCCTGCCACTCTGTCTTACTGCAGCTCTCAGTGGTCCTTCAGCACCTTGAGTTCTGTCACACAGCTTTCTGCACACTGCTGTGG GTGGGTGTCCCATCCGCTGGTGAAGAAAAACAGGAAAGTTGTTCTTGCTTCGTTCCTTCTCCTCATCACTGGAGTTG ctcTTATTTTCACAGGTATTGTCATACAGCTGAATCCAAATGCAG GTGTTTCAAGTGCTATTTTCTTTGTACCTGGATTCCTTCTCTTCATCCCTGGAG TGTACCATGTGATCTACATCAGCTGTGCAGTCCGTGGAAGAAGAGGCTTCAAATTGTTCTACCtaccttattttgaaaaatga
- the serping1 gene encoding plasma protease C1 inhibitor — protein MKLQAVLCLLLLLIFELSSCRHFQVISGSILELPCLSFQDVYTGGTITWKFNGEDVSLSAQSPGSLRMTKGGMVLSVSPVTTASQGEYSCTIEENNMEMSSTYTIEVVYMTYTMKVTQGSTAQLQCHFPTSSQVTANALWFKEETNDTWTQLDTEDESSDNRVNRLYPLDHDQTITIENIVMEDTGNYLCKSAGGQTLSSVNIIVQVAPTPVPHSCLGFTAAWEPCQDENSRTGEPILQESITEFSMKLYSYLRESQPSSNLLFSPISISGVLSHLLLGARDNTRRAIETAVSVPHDFHCVHLQMKKLREKLAGSLQMASQIYYNPHNMNLSESFTDQSIQFYEAKPTRLLETSEENTQMINSWVANKTNNKIQHLVDSVSPNTQMMLLNAVSFSGQWKVKYDMKPQKGFFTKLDGDMVSVPILYHSKYMAATMYVVELKAQVARLALTGDNSLYILLPRSNKVSDLQQVEEKMTDTAVRQMIEQLKTTSPQHVEVTLPKIKLQVEPDMNLLIKKLGLSLLFENPNLCGLYSEDRIALDDARHRAFLALTEQGVEAGAVTSMAFSRSYASFTALRPFIMLLWSDQANVPLFVGRVTNP, from the exons ATGAAACTACAGGCCGTACTCTGCCTCTTGCTGCTGCTCATTTTCGAG cTTTCTTCATGCAGACATTTCCAGGTGATATCTGGTTCCATTCTGGAGCTGCCCTGTCTCTCGTTTCAAGATGTCTACACTGGAGGGACCATCACCTGGAAATTCAATG GTGAAGATGTAAGTCTCAGTGCTCAGTCGCCTGGCTCGCTAAGAATGACAAAGGGTGGCATGGTTCTCTCTGTATCCCCTGTTACTACCGCCAGCCAGGGCGAGTACAGTTGTACGATAGAGGAGAACAATATGGAGATGTCAAGTACATACACCATTGAAGTTG TATACATGACCTATACCATGAAGGTGACCCAAGGCTCCACAGCTCAACTCCAGTGCCATTTCCCAACTTCCAGCCAAGTCACAGCCAATGCACTTTGGTTCAAAGAGGAGACTAATGACACGTGGACACAGCTGGACACTGAAGACGAGTCAAGTGATAACAGAGTGAACCGGCTTTATCCACTCGACCATGATCAGACCATCACGATCGAAAACATTGTCATGGAGGATACTGGAAATTACCTGTGTAAATctgctggggggcaaacactgaGCTCAGTAAATATCATTGTTCAAG TTGCTCCTACTCCTGTCCCTCACTCGTGCCTTGGCTTCACCGCAGCATGGGAGCCCTGCCAGGATGAGAACAGTCGCACAGGGGAACCCATTTTGCAGGAGTCCATCACAGAGTTCTCCATGAAGCTGTATTCTTACCTCAGAGAATCACAACCCTCCAGCAACCTACTCTTCTCTCCTATCAGTATCAGCGGGGTGCTGTCCCATTTGTTGCTAG GTGCCAGGGATAACACCCGTAGAGCCATTGAGACGGCTGTCAGTGTGCCTCATGACTTCCACTGTGTTCACCTCCAGATGAAGAAGCTTAGAGAGAAGTTGGCCGGCTCCTTGCAGATGGCTTCTCAGATCTACTATAACCCTCATA ATATGAATCTGAGCGAGTCCTTTACCGACCAGTCCATCCAGTTTTATGAAGCAAAGCCCACCAGGCTGCTGGAAACCAgtgaggaaaacacacagatgatCAACAGCTGGGTGGCAAATAAGACCAACAATAAGATCCAACATTTGGTTGACTCAGTATCACCCAATACACAGATGATGCTGCTCAACGCAGTCTCCTTTAGTG gtcagTGGAAGGTCAAGTATGATATGAAACCCCAGAAAGGATTTTTCACAAAACTGGATGGTGATATGGTGTCGGTGCCAATCCTCTATCATTCGAAATACATGGCAGCTACTATGTATGTAGTTGAGCTGAAGGCACAG GTGGCGAGGTTGGCTCTCACGGGTGACAACAGTCTTTACATCCTGCTGCCTCGCTCCAACAAAGTGAGTGACCTGCagcaggtggaggagaagaTGACCGACACAGCTGTGCGTCAAATGATTGaacaactgaaaacaacatCTCCTCAGCATGTCGAGGTCACTCTGCCCAAAATCAAGCTGCAGGTTGAGCCAGACATGAACTTACTCATTAAGAAACTAG GACTGTCATTACTCTTTGAGAATCCCAACCTGTGTGGTCTCTACTCGGAAGACAGGATAGCTTTGGACGATGCCAGACACAGAGCCTTCCTCGCACTGACCGAACAAGGAGTTGAGGCCGGGGCCGTCACCAGCATGGCCTTCTCTCGTTCCTACGCTTCCTTCACTGCCCTGCGGCCTTTCATCATGCTGCTGTGGAGTGACCAGGCTAATGTGCCGCTCTTTGTTGGCAGAGTGACCAACCCATGA